The Pseudomonas nunensis genome includes the window CTGCGTTCGGCTGCGCAGCAGTCGCTTATAAGGCGCATGCAGTTTGCCTGGAGACTGCGGAGCCGGATTTTACGACTGCTTCGCAGCCGAACGCAGGCTGCGCCAGCTGCTACACAGGCTTGCATTGCTCCTATTGCGCCAACACCTCATCCGCCCTGCCGCCCTCCTGCTGGATCACCAGGTGGATAAAGTGCAGCTTGGCGATCACCGCTGGCGGCAGGACGAACGGATAGAAATCCGGCTGACCCATGCTGCGCGACAACTCGTTGAGCATACCGGCCAGTTCGATCCACGCATTGACGAACGACAGGAACGCCGCACCGCCGGGATGCTGCGGATCGTAGAGCGTGCTGGACGGGAATGGCTGGTAATCGAAATCCATTTCCCGAGCGCTCATGCCGAAGCCCAGGGCGGTGTCCACCGCGTCCATCATGTGCAGGTAGTGCGCCCAGGTTTCGGCCCAGTCTTCCCATGGGTGCATCGTCGCGTAGGCGCTGACGTACTGTTGCTGCCAGTCCAGCGGCGCGCCTTGCTGGTAGTGGCGCTCAAGGGATTCGGCGTAGCTCGCGCGCTCGTCACCGAACAGGCCACGAAACGGTTCCAGCCATTGGCTGTTGGCGATCAAGCGATCCCAGTAGTAATGCCCGACCTCATGACGGAAATGCCCGAGCAGCGTGCGATACGGCTCGTGCATCTGCACCCGGATCTGTTCACGGTGAGCGTCGTCGGCTTCCTTGATGTCGAGGGTGATCAGGCCGTTGGCGTGACCGGTGGTGGGCGGCTTGCCTTCCAGATCGACGCCGATGAAATCGAAGGCCAGGCCGGTTTCTTCGTCCACGGTTTTCGGGATCACCTGCAACCCGAGGCTGACCAGTTGCGCAACCAGACGCCGCTTGGCCGTTTCGACCTTGCGCCAGCGTTCAGGGTTTTCGGGAATCGATAGATCAGGGATGGTGTGATTCAGGCTACACGCGATGCATAACGCGTCGTGATCGTTGGCCGGCAGTAGCCAGTTACAGGCGGCCGGAGAATCGAGATTGGCGCAGCGGCGGAACACACCGGCCTCGGGATCGGCGTCGAGTAGCCAGGTGTCCGTTTGCGGGCCGGGCTGCAGGGACGACAGGCGACTCTGTTCCGGCTGATAGCCCAGCGCCGCCGAACAGGCCAGGCACTGACTGTTGCGAAAGAACAGCGACTGGCCGCAGCGGCACTGCCAGACCTTGCTGTTGCGCGAACTCTCACCGATGAAAGGCGCGGCGATGCGGGAACTGAGCTGTTCGAAGAAACGGTACATGGCGAACTCTCCCTGAGGGGTGCCAAGACTAGATCATTTCAGCTCGCTGATCGTTCCCATAATTGTGCCGGAGAGCGTTTGTCTGTGGCGAGGGAGCTTGCTCCCGCTCGACTGCGCAGCAGGCGCCAGCATCGAGGGGGACCACTTCGCGCTCCAGCGGGAGCAAGCTCCCTCGCCACAGGTCAGGTGTCAGATCGCAATGCCGTGTTTTTTCAGGAAGTCGACAAACGCTTCCTCATCCAGCACCTTCAGCCCAAGCTCATTGGCCTTGGCCAACTTCGATCCGGCGCCCGGCCCCGCAACCACGCAATGCGTCTTGGCCGACACCGAGCCCGCCACTTTGGCGCCAAGGCCTTCGAGTTTGTCCTTGGCCACATCGCGGCTCATCAATTCCAGCGAACCGGTCAGCACCCAGGTCTGCCCAGCCAGCGGCAGGCCTTCGACGACTTTCTTCTCGCTCTGCCAGTGCATGCCGAAATCACGCAATTGCTTCTCGGCTGCTTCAGCAATCTGGCGATTCTCTGCCACCGCAAAAAAATCCCGAACCGAATTCGCCTGCTTCTCCGGCAACGCCTGGCGCATATCCAGCCAGTCAGCGTCAAACACACCTTTGAGCGAACCAAACTTGTCCGCCAGTTTCTGCGCCCCGCCCGGCCCCACCGATGGAATGTGCAGCTTGTCGAGGAACCCGCCGAGGGTAGTGCTCGCAGAAAACTCGGCACCTAACTCGCCCTGATCCTGAATCTGCAAACCGTGTTTGAGCAGCTCCTCGATCACTTGCTGGTTGTGCGCATCTTCGAAGAAGCTGTGAATCTCATACGCCACTTCCAGGCCGACGTCCGGCAAGTACGTCAACACTTGCGGCAACGCCTGTTGAACCCGCTCCAGCGAGCCCAGGGAGCGCGCCAACACCTTGGCCGTCTCTTCGCCGACATCGGGGATCCCGAGGGCGTAGATGAAACGCGCCAGGCTCGGTCGCTTGCTGTCTTCGATAGCGCCGAGGAGTTTTTTGCTCGACAGCTCGGCAAAGCCTTCCAGGTCGACAATGTCTTCGAACTTCAGCGCATACAGATCAGCCGGCGAACTCACCAGGCCTTCATCGACCAATTGCTCGACGCTCTTGTCGCCCAGGCCTTCGATGTCCATGGCACGACGGGAGACGAAATGGATGATCGCCTGCTTCAGTTGCGCGCCGCAGGCCAGACGCCCGACGCAACGATACACCGCGCCTTCGCTGACGGTCTCGCGACCTTTGCTGCGCTTGACCAGTTGCGTGCGCTCCACGTGCGAGCCGCACACCGGGCACTGTTCGGGAATCTGCACCGCCCGGGCATTTTCCGGACGACGCTCAAGGATCACTTGCACCACTTGCGGAATCACATCGCCTGCGCGACGGATGATCACGGTGTCGCCGATCATCAAGCCCAGGCGCGCCACTTCATCCATGTTGTGCAACGTCGCGTTAGCCACGGTCACGCCGGCAACCTTGACTGGTTTCAAGCGTGCGACCGGCGTGACGGCGCCGGTGCGGCCAACCTGGAATTCCACATCGAGCAACTCGGTGAGTTCTTCCATCGCCGGGAATTTGTGGGCGATCGCCCAACGCGGCTCGCGGGCGCGGAACCCCAATTCACGCTGCGAGGCAATGCTGTTGACCTTGAACACCACGCCATCGATTTCATAGCCCAGCGCATTGCGGCGCTCGCCGATGTCGCGGTAGTAATCCAGGCATTCGCCGATGCCGTGCGCCAGTTTCAGCTCATGACTGATCGGCATGCCCCACACCTGCAACTGCTTGAGATTGCCAATGTGAGTGTCGGCAATGTCCGCCGAAATCTGGCCGATGCCGTAGCAGCAGAATTCCAGCGGACGGTTAGCGGTGATCTTCGAATCCAGTTGACGCAAGCTGCCGGCCGCGGCGTTTCGCGGGTTGGCGAAAGTCTTGCCACCGACTTCCAGTTGCGTGGCGTTGAGCCGTTCGAAACCGGCCTTGGACATGAACACTTCGCCGCGCACTTCCAGGGTCGCCGGCCAGCCGTTGCCGTGCAGTTTGAGCGGGATGTTGCGCACGGTGCGCACGTTGACGCTGATGTCTTCGCCGGTGGTGCCGTCGCCGCGTGTGGCGCCGCGTACCAGCACACCGTCCTGATACAACAGGCTGACCGCCAGGCCATCGAGTTTCGGTTCGCAGCTGTATTCCACCGCCGCGCCGCCGCCGAACAAGTCGCCGGCCGGCAGGTCCAGACCTTCGGTGACACGCCGATCGAACTCGCGCATGTCGGTTTCTTCGAAGGCGTTGCCGAGGCTGAGCATCGGCACTTCATGACGCACCTGAGTGAACGCCGACAGCGCTGCGCTGCCGACGCGCTGGGTCGGCGAGTCGCTGGTGATCAGTTCGGGATTGGCCGCTTCGAGGGCCTTGAGCTCATGGAACAACCGGTCGTACTCGGCGTCCGGAATGCTCGGCTCGTCCATCACGTGATA containing:
- a CDS encoding zinc-binding metallopeptidase family protein encodes the protein MYRFFEQLSSRIAAPFIGESSRNSKVWQCRCGQSLFFRNSQCLACSAALGYQPEQSRLSSLQPGPQTDTWLLDADPEAGVFRRCANLDSPAACNWLLPANDHDALCIACSLNHTIPDLSIPENPERWRKVETAKRRLVAQLVSLGLQVIPKTVDEETGLAFDFIGVDLEGKPPTTGHANGLITLDIKEADDAHREQIRVQMHEPYRTLLGHFRHEVGHYYWDRLIANSQWLEPFRGLFGDERASYAESLERHYQQGAPLDWQQQYVSAYATMHPWEDWAETWAHYLHMMDAVDTALGFGMSAREMDFDYQPFPSSTLYDPQHPGGAAFLSFVNAWIELAGMLNELSRSMGQPDFYPFVLPPAVIAKLHFIHLVIQQEGGRADEVLAQ
- the ligA gene encoding NAD-dependent DNA ligase LigA, which encodes MTAAKTRILELRAELDQHNYRYHVMDEPSIPDAEYDRLFHELKALEAANPELITSDSPTQRVGSAALSAFTQVRHEVPMLSLGNAFEETDMREFDRRVTEGLDLPAGDLFGGGAAVEYSCEPKLDGLAVSLLYQDGVLVRGATRGDGTTGEDISVNVRTVRNIPLKLHGNGWPATLEVRGEVFMSKAGFERLNATQLEVGGKTFANPRNAAAGSLRQLDSKITANRPLEFCCYGIGQISADIADTHIGNLKQLQVWGMPISHELKLAHGIGECLDYYRDIGERRNALGYEIDGVVFKVNSIASQRELGFRAREPRWAIAHKFPAMEELTELLDVEFQVGRTGAVTPVARLKPVKVAGVTVANATLHNMDEVARLGLMIGDTVIIRRAGDVIPQVVQVILERRPENARAVQIPEQCPVCGSHVERTQLVKRSKGRETVSEGAVYRCVGRLACGAQLKQAIIHFVSRRAMDIEGLGDKSVEQLVDEGLVSSPADLYALKFEDIVDLEGFAELSSKKLLGAIEDSKRPSLARFIYALGIPDVGEETAKVLARSLGSLERVQQALPQVLTYLPDVGLEVAYEIHSFFEDAHNQQVIEELLKHGLQIQDQGELGAEFSASTTLGGFLDKLHIPSVGPGGAQKLADKFGSLKGVFDADWLDMRQALPEKQANSVRDFFAVAENRQIAEAAEKQLRDFGMHWQSEKKVVEGLPLAGQTWVLTGSLELMSRDVAKDKLEGLGAKVAGSVSAKTHCVVAGPGAGSKLAKANELGLKVLDEEAFVDFLKKHGIAI